Below is a genomic region from Rhodoligotrophos appendicifer.
TTTGTCGCCCCGCCCGACAGCCCGAACCTGCATCTCCTGCAGTCGCTCTGTCGCGGCGATCAGGTGGAGCGCTATTTCCTGCCCTATGCGCGCGGCGAGAAGCGCGCGAGCCTCGCCCTCACCGAGCCTGCGGCCGGGTCGGATGCGGGCGCCATCCGCACCAGCGCCGAGCGCCGCAACGGCCGTTGGATCCTCAACGGCACGAAATCCTTCATCAGCCACGCCCGCGCCGCAGACTTCCTCATCGTCATCGCGGTCACCGACCCGGCCAAGCGCAATCACGGCGGCATGACCGCCTTCCTCGTCGACAAGGATGCGCCCGGCCTCTCCATTCCCTCGATCTACCCCATGATCGGAGAATATTGCCCCTATGAGGTCGTCCTCGACAATGTCGAGCTCGGCGACGAACACGTCCTCGGCGAGGTCGGCGACGCCTTTGGTCCTCTCCAGCGCCGGCTCGGCCTCCGCCGCATGGAGATTGCGGCCCGCTGTCTCGGATTTGCGGCGCGCTGCATCGAGATGATGATCGAGCAGGCCAACAGCCGCTCGACCTTCGGCCGGCTGCTGGCCGATCGCCAGACCATCCAATGGTGGATCGCCGACAGCTGGCAGGAGCTGGAGATGGCCCGCCTCCTCACCTATCGGCTCGCCACCCGCCTCGACCGCGGCGATGGCGACCTGCGCACGGAGGCCTCCATGGTCAAGATCCAGGGCACCGAGATGATCACCCGGGTCATCGACCGCACCATCCAGGCCTTTGGCGGCATGGGGGTCAGCAAGGAACTGCCGCTCGAATATATCTATCGGGTCGTCCGGGTCTATCGCATCGTCGAGGGTCCCAGCGAGATCCATCGTTGGGTCATCGCCCGTGACCTCCTCAAACACGGGCAGCCCTCCTCATGACCATCGACATCGCCCATGAGGGGCGCATCACCCTCATCACCATCAACCGCCCCGAGGCCCGCAACGCTCTCGATCCCGCCAGTGCTGCCGCCCTCCATGACGCGCTCGCAGCCTTCGAGGCCGATGCCGACAGCCGCGTCGCCATTGTCACCGGGGCCGGCGACCGGTCCTTCTGCGCCGGCGCCGACCTTCGCGGCGTTCTCGACCCCGACATCACCCTTGCCCAGCGCGCCGTGGGGGGATCGGATGCAAGCCTCGTCCGCGACCCCGGCCTCACCAAGCCGGTGATCGCCGCCGTCAACGGCTATTCCCTGGGCGGCGGCTTCGAGCTCGCTCTCATCTGCGACATCCGCATCGCCTCCACCACGGCGAGCTTCGGCCTCACCGAGGTCGCGGTCGGCAGCATGCCCGGCAGCGGCGGCACCCAGCGCCTGCCGCGCCTTATCGGCCCCGGCATCGCCGCCCATCTCGCCCTCACCGGCGAGCGCATCGATGCCGCCGAAGCCTTTCGCATCGGCCTCGTCACGCGGGTGACCGAGCCCGACGCCCTCATGGCCGAGGCCCGCGCCATTGCCGCCCGCATCGAGGCCAATGCCCCCCTCTCCGTCCGTGCGGTGAAACAAGCTTTGCGCCAGGGCCAGGACATGCCCCTGTCCCAGGGCCTGATCTATGAGCGCAACCTCTTCAACCTGCTGCGCGAAAGCGAGGACCGCATCGAGGGGCGCCGCGCCTTCGCCGAAAAGCGCCAACCCGTCTTCAAAGGCCGCTGATGAGCACTCTCACCGATAAGATCGCCATTGCCGGCGTGGGCGCCACGGCTCAGGGCAAGCTCCCCGGCCGCACGGCCCTGGACCTCGGCATCGAGGCCTTCACCCTCGCTCTCAACGATGCGGGCCTGGCCAAGCACGACATCGACGGCCTGCTCACCATGCCCGGCACCACCTCGCCTGAGGGCAGCCTCCATTATTTGCGCCTGGGCGAGGCCTTGGGTGTGAACCCGCGCTATACCGGCAGCCTCACCATGGGCGGCGGCACCGCCGGCGCTTTGGTCCAGATGGCAGCCCTTGCCATTCATGCCGGGCTCGCCACCACAATCGCCTGCGTCTTCGGCGACACCGCCAAGACCGGCGGCGTCAAATTCGACCGCGCCAGCGGCGGCGAGGTCCCCTGGTCCCATTGGGGCATGATGGGGGCTGCCGCCAACAGCGCGATCGCTGCCGACCGCCACATGCACGCCTATGGCACCACCAGCCGCCAGCTCGCCGAGGTGGCGGTCGCCTGCCGCCATCACGCCTCCCTCAATCCCGACGCCGTCATGCGCGAGCCCATTACCATCGAGGACCATCAAGCCTCCCGCTGGATCGTCCGGCCCTTGCGCCTGCTCGACTGCTGCCTCATCTCCGATGGCGGCGTCTGCATCATCGTCACCTCGACCGAGCGCGCCCGCGACCTGCGCCAGCCCCCGGCCGTGATCGCCGGCTGCGGCCAGGCCTATACCGCCCAGACCCTGGAGGCCGAGCGCTGGTGGTATGTCCCGCATCAGCGCACGGCCCTGGAGGCCGCCTTCCGCATGGCCGGCGTCACGCCCGCCGACATCGACGTGGCCCAGCTCTACGACAATTTCACCATTTCCGTGATCCTCTGGCTCGAGCATGCGGGCTTCTGCGAGGAGGGCGAGGGCGGGGCCTTCGTCGAGGGCGGCCGCATCCGGCTCGGCGGCGCCCTTCCCGTCAATACCGCCGGCGGCAATCTGTCGGAGAGCTACATGGAAGGCTGGCTGCACGTCGTCGAAGGCGTGCGCCAGATCCGCGGCGCCGGAGGGGCGCGCCAGGTTGACGGGGCCCGCCACTGCCTGGTGACCGGCCGCGGCATGGCCCTCAACTGCGCCAATG
It encodes:
- a CDS encoding enoyl-CoA hydratase/isomerase family protein, coding for MTIDIAHEGRITLITINRPEARNALDPASAAALHDALAAFEADADSRVAIVTGAGDRSFCAGADLRGVLDPDITLAQRAVGGSDASLVRDPGLTKPVIAAVNGYSLGGGFELALICDIRIASTTASFGLTEVAVGSMPGSGGTQRLPRLIGPGIAAHLALTGERIDAAEAFRIGLVTRVTEPDALMAEARAIAARIEANAPLSVRAVKQALRQGQDMPLSQGLIYERNLFNLLRESEDRIEGRRAFAEKRQPVFKGR
- a CDS encoding thiolase C-terminal domain-containing protein produces the protein MSTLTDKIAIAGVGATAQGKLPGRTALDLGIEAFTLALNDAGLAKHDIDGLLTMPGTTSPEGSLHYLRLGEALGVNPRYTGSLTMGGGTAGALVQMAALAIHAGLATTIACVFGDTAKTGGVKFDRASGGEVPWSHWGMMGAAANSAIAADRHMHAYGTTSRQLAEVAVACRHHASLNPDAVMREPITIEDHQASRWIVRPLRLLDCCLISDGGVCIIVTSTERARDLRQPPAVIAGCGQAYTAQTLEAERWWYVPHQRTALEAAFRMAGVTPADIDVAQLYDNFTISVILWLEHAGFCEEGEGGAFVEGGRIRLGGALPVNTAGGNLSESYMEGWLHVVEGVRQIRGAGGARQVDGARHCLVTGRGMALNCANAMILRRE
- a CDS encoding acyl-CoA dehydrogenase family protein, with amino-acid sequence MNFDLPPEIAMIRDTVHRFAVETLRPHEPLVLRREAERGFTDTPLLPPEIEAELHVKARDIGLYGIDVPEEFGGQDLGALTKCVVIEQLKHSIVPFVAPPDSPNLHLLQSLCRGDQVERYFLPYARGEKRASLALTEPAAGSDAGAIRTSAERRNGRWILNGTKSFISHARAADFLIVIAVTDPAKRNHGGMTAFLVDKDAPGLSIPSIYPMIGEYCPYEVVLDNVELGDEHVLGEVGDAFGPLQRRLGLRRMEIAARCLGFAARCIEMMIEQANSRSTFGRLLADRQTIQWWIADSWQELEMARLLTYRLATRLDRGDGDLRTEASMVKIQGTEMITRVIDRTIQAFGGMGVSKELPLEYIYRVVRVYRIVEGPSEIHRWVIARDLLKHGQPSS